From one bacterium genomic stretch:
- a CDS encoding CDGSH iron-sulfur domain-containing protein, translating to MAEQPVTVTVIPDGPYVVSGSVPLRVRQAVVSEHGEPLTWRSEEVTEQNPVYALCRCGESSRKPYCDGTHGSVGFDGTETAPADSFKERCADLGGTGIEVTDDRSICVHSGFCGNRITNIWKMTPETDDSVVRAQVMAMIERCPSGALSYTVDGAEIEPALPVEISVITDGPLWLTGGIPVKRSDGEPFEVRNRVTLCRCGHSAQKPLCDGSHKEAGFTG from the coding sequence ATGGCCGAACAGCCCGTAACCGTCACCGTCATTCCCGACGGCCCTTACGTGGTCTCGGGCTCGGTGCCGTTGCGCGTCAGGCAGGCGGTGGTGTCGGAACACGGCGAACCCCTCACCTGGCGGAGCGAGGAGGTGACCGAGCAGAATCCCGTCTACGCGCTGTGCAGGTGTGGGGAGTCTTCCCGCAAACCGTACTGTGACGGGACGCACGGCAGCGTGGGCTTCGACGGTACGGAAACGGCGCCGGCCGACTCCTTCAAGGAGCGCTGTGCCGACCTGGGCGGTACCGGGATCGAGGTAACTGACGACCGCAGCATCTGCGTGCATTCCGGCTTCTGCGGCAACCGCATAACCAACATCTGGAAGATGACTCCCGAGACCGACGACAGCGTTGTGCGGGCCCAGGTGATGGCCATGATCGAACGGTGCCCCTCCGGCGCCCTCTCCTACACGGTCGACGGCGCCGAGATCGAACCGGCTCTGCCCGTCGAGATCTCGGTCATCACCGACGGCCCTCTGTGGCTGACCGGGGGGATCCCCGTGAAGCGATCGGACGGCGAACCCTTCGAGGTCAGGAACCGGGTCACGCTGTGCAGGTGCGGGCACTCCGCCCAAAAGCCGCTCTGCGACGGGTCCCACAAAGAAGCCGGGTTCACCGGCTGA
- a CDS encoding argininosuccinate synthase: MSRVVLAYSGGLDTSVILKWLIEERGYEVVCYTADVGQGEEVEEAVAKAYATGAVEAVAEDLREEFVEEYVWPAIRANAVYENYYLLGTSLARPVIAKGLVRAAEEYGAQAISHGATGKGNDQVRFELSAYALNPDIRVVAPWREWSMRGRADLVAYADKHDIPIPVTPEKPYSTDANLLHISYEGGVLEDPWVAPPAGIFQMTRDPEAAPDQAEEVVIAFEGGTPVAVDGVRMSPAEMLGHCNRIAGAHGIGRVDLVENRYVGMKNRGVYETPGGTLLHHAHRAVESITLDRELAHLRDQLMPRYAEMVYNGFWFAPEREALQRFMDEIQANVTGEARLRMYKGNATVTGRRSDSHTLYDQETVTFEEGGTYDQSDATGFIRLNALRLRLQAGRGPGVIP; encoded by the coding sequence ATGAGCCGGGTGGTACTGGCGTACTCGGGAGGGCTGGACACATCGGTCATCCTGAAGTGGCTGATCGAGGAGCGTGGCTACGAGGTCGTCTGCTACACGGCGGACGTCGGCCAGGGCGAGGAGGTCGAGGAAGCGGTCGCCAAGGCGTACGCGACCGGCGCGGTCGAGGCCGTGGCCGAGGATCTGCGCGAGGAGTTCGTGGAGGAGTACGTATGGCCGGCCATCCGGGCCAACGCCGTCTACGAGAACTACTACCTGCTGGGCACCTCTCTGGCCCGCCCGGTGATCGCCAAGGGGCTGGTGCGGGCCGCCGAGGAGTACGGGGCACAGGCCATCTCCCACGGCGCTACCGGGAAGGGCAACGACCAGGTGCGCTTCGAGCTGTCCGCCTACGCGTTGAACCCCGACATCCGGGTGGTGGCCCCCTGGAGGGAGTGGTCGATGCGGGGCCGCGCCGACCTCGTGGCGTATGCCGACAAGCACGACATCCCGATCCCGGTCACGCCCGAGAAGCCCTATTCCACGGATGCCAACCTGCTCCACATCTCCTACGAGGGCGGCGTGCTGGAGGATCCCTGGGTGGCGCCTCCGGCCGGTATCTTCCAGATGACCCGCGACCCTGAGGCGGCGCCCGACCAGGCCGAGGAGGTGGTCATCGCCTTCGAGGGAGGCACCCCGGTGGCGGTGGACGGAGTCCGGATGTCGCCGGCCGAGATGCTGGGCCACTGCAACCGCATAGCCGGTGCTCATGGGATCGGTCGGGTCGACCTGGTCGAGAACCGTTACGTGGGCATGAAGAACCGCGGGGTGTACGAGACCCCGGGTGGCACCCTGCTCCATCACGCCCACCGGGCCGTGGAGTCCATCACCCTCGACAGGGAGTTGGCTCACCTCCGGGACCAGCTGATGCCGCGTTACGCCGAGATGGTCTACAACGGCTTCTGGTTCGCCCCCGAGCGGGAGGCTCTCCAGCGGTTCATGGACGAGATCCAGGCCAACGTCACCGGTGAGGCCCGTCTCCGGATGTACAAGGGCAATGCCACCGTGACGGGCCGGCGCTCCGACTCCCACACCCTGTATGACCAGGAAACGGTCACCTTCGAGGAGGGCGGGACGTACGATCAGTCCGACGCCACCGGCTTCATCCGGCTCAACGCCCTCCGCCTTCGCCTGCAGGCCGGCCGCGGCCCCGGAGTGATCCCGTGA
- the ahcY gene encoding adenosylhomocysteinase — protein sequence MMENREGAPLEYKVRDLGLAGQGRREIELAEHEMPGLMALRERYGASKPLAGARISGSLHMTVQTAVLIETLAELGAEVRWASCNIFSTQDQAAAAVVVGRPETGGTPEDPRGIPVFAWKGETLEEYWWCTDRMLAWAGSDGPSLIVDDGGDATLVVHKGAEYGRLGAVPSFDPDGEPEEWGVILDLLRARIADDADYFIRMAESVRGVSEETTTGVHRLHEMQTMGQLLFPAMNVNDSVTKSKFDNVYGCRHSLIDGLNRATDVMLGGKLALVAGYGEVGKGSAEALRGQGCRVVIAEIDPICALQAAMDGFEVNTIENVVETADIFITATGNRDVITLEHMSRMKDKAIVGNIGHFDNEIDMAALKSAAGVTRRNIKPQYDEYVFPDGHGILILAEGRLLNLGCATGHPSFVMSTSFTNQVLAQLDLHDNADEYEAEVLRLPKYLDEEVARLHLDHLGAELTEMTKDQSDYLGVPVDGPYKRDDYKY from the coding sequence ATGATGGAGAACCGAGAGGGAGCACCGCTCGAATACAAGGTCCGCGACCTCGGCCTGGCCGGGCAGGGTCGGCGGGAGATCGAGCTTGCCGAACACGAGATGCCCGGGCTCATGGCGCTCCGGGAGCGGTACGGTGCTTCCAAGCCCCTGGCCGGTGCGCGCATCTCCGGCTCCCTCCACATGACGGTCCAGACGGCGGTTCTCATCGAGACCCTGGCGGAACTGGGCGCCGAGGTTCGCTGGGCCTCCTGCAACATCTTCTCCACCCAGGACCAGGCGGCCGCCGCGGTCGTGGTCGGCCGGCCCGAGACGGGCGGGACCCCGGAAGACCCGCGCGGCATCCCCGTCTTCGCCTGGAAGGGCGAAACCCTCGAGGAGTATTGGTGGTGCACGGATCGCATGCTGGCCTGGGCGGGCTCCGACGGCCCCTCCCTCATCGTGGACGACGGCGGGGACGCCACCCTGGTGGTCCACAAGGGGGCCGAGTACGGTCGGCTGGGCGCCGTGCCCTCGTTCGACCCCGACGGCGAGCCCGAGGAGTGGGGCGTGATACTCGACCTGCTCCGCGCCCGGATCGCGGACGATGCCGATTACTTCATCCGGATGGCGGAGTCGGTTCGCGGCGTCAGCGAGGAGACCACCACCGGCGTCCACCGCCTCCACGAGATGCAGACCATGGGACAGCTGCTGTTCCCCGCCATGAACGTCAACGACTCGGTCACCAAGTCCAAGTTCGACAACGTCTACGGATGCCGGCACAGCCTGATCGACGGTCTCAACCGGGCCACGGATGTCATGCTCGGGGGCAAGCTGGCGCTGGTGGCCGGCTACGGCGAGGTGGGCAAGGGATCCGCCGAGGCCCTCCGCGGCCAGGGGTGCCGGGTGGTCATCGCCGAGATCGACCCGATCTGCGCCCTTCAGGCGGCCATGGACGGATTCGAGGTCAACACCATCGAGAACGTGGTGGAGACCGCCGACATATTCATCACCGCCACCGGTAACCGCGACGTCATCACCCTGGAGCACATGTCCCGGATGAAGGACAAGGCCATCGTCGGCAACATCGGCCACTTCGACAACGAGATCGACATGGCGGCTCTGAAATCCGCTGCCGGGGTGACACGCCGCAACATCAAGCCCCAGTACGACGAGTACGTGTTCCCGGATGGCCACGGCATACTGATCCTGGCCGAGGGCCGGCTCCTCAACCTGGGCTGCGCGACCGGTCATCCGAGCTTCGTCATGTCCACTTCGTTCACCAACCAGGTGCTGGCGCAACTCGACCTGCACGACAACGCCGACGAGTACGAGGCCGAAGTGCTTCGCCTGCCCAAGTACCTGGACGAGGAGGTAGCCCGGCTCCACCTCGACCATCTGGGGGCGGAGTTGACCGAGATGACCAAGGACCAGTCCGACTACCTAGGCGTTCCCGTGGACGGCCCCTACAAGCGGGACGACTACAAGTACTAG
- a CDS encoding DUF6159 family protein: protein MSRIANSFALARSSWHVLKADKELILLPIISGIASIIIAATFIVPIFLTGQGGATMGGSSLLVLLLMYFVLAYITIFFNAALVSAANERLEGGDPTIGSAIRGAARRAGKIVPWALLSATVSVILRAIEERVGLIGQLIVGALGLAWSVLTFLVLPIIVIEGSGAGAAFKKSGSLLRSTWGENLAAQVGMGLVGFLLILPGIAVILLGISAGGTIAAVALLIGVIWIIIAAASVAALSAIYQTALYHFAVAGSVPSGYFDQNAMQMAFRRRRR, encoded by the coding sequence ATGTCACGAATCGCCAATTCCTTCGCCCTCGCCAGGTCCTCCTGGCACGTACTCAAGGCCGACAAGGAGCTGATCCTGCTCCCCATCATTTCGGGGATCGCCTCCATAATCATCGCCGCCACCTTCATCGTTCCGATCTTCCTCACGGGACAGGGTGGCGCGACGATGGGCGGGTCCAGCCTGCTGGTGCTGCTCCTGATGTACTTCGTGCTGGCCTACATCACCATCTTCTTCAATGCCGCCCTGGTCAGCGCCGCCAACGAGCGGCTGGAGGGTGGGGATCCGACCATCGGGAGCGCCATCCGCGGCGCCGCACGCCGGGCCGGCAAGATCGTTCCCTGGGCGCTGCTGTCGGCCACAGTGTCGGTCATCCTGCGGGCCATCGAGGAGCGGGTCGGGCTGATCGGCCAGCTCATCGTCGGCGCCCTCGGCCTGGCCTGGTCGGTGCTCACGTTCCTGGTCCTGCCGATCATCGTCATCGAGGGATCCGGCGCCGGCGCCGCCTTCAAGAAGTCCGGGTCGCTGCTCCGCAGCACCTGGGGCGAGAACCTGGCCGCGCAGGTCGGTATGGGCCTGGTGGGGTTCCTCCTGATCCTGCCGGGCATCGCGGTGATCCTCCTGGGCATCTCGGCGGGGGGCACGATCGCAGCGGTGGCCCTGCTGATCGGGGTGATCTGGATAATCATCGCCGCGGCATCGGTGGCGGCCCTGAGCGCCATCTACCAGACCGCCCTCTACCACTTCGCGGTCGCCGGAAGCGTTCCCTCCGGGTACTTCGACCAGAACGCCATGCAGATGGCCTTCCGCAGGAGGCGCCGCTAA
- a CDS encoding aminopeptidase P N-terminal domain-containing protein — translation MDSLTLHAERRERLAASIGDGIALLPAGAETLRNNDVEHPFRQDSAFHYLTGFDEPDAIMLLDPRAADEQYVLFVRPRDREKEIWTGLRAGTDGARERYGADASYPIGEFDTLVRQRLVGRRTVFLPFGNPGFHRRVLSLTRAVAGLGERYGRLVPSEFRDVSPLVGEMRLVKTPREIDLLRAACEITAEAHAEAMRFARPGRYEYQVQAALEYVFRMRGARRDGYPSIVASGANACILHYTENDRRIADGDLVLIDAGAEYGYYSADITRTFPAAGRFTAPQRAVYDLVLGAQQAALALARPGGSLKDQQEVASRVLTEGLAELGLLPGPARDAMPMHHYREFFMHGTGHWLGIDVHDAGAYRVGGTPRPLEPGMVFTVEPGIYVDPERETVELAMLEFDIDEQMERRMLLGPAKARELEKKERDEAPKVVHPIPEEFRGIGIRIEDDVLITGSGHEVLTSNVPTDPRRIESLCAEAPLTPFLEPYRAAAAGG, via the coding sequence ATGGACAGCCTCACCCTCCACGCCGAGCGCCGCGAACGCCTCGCCGCCTCCATCGGTGACGGCATCGCCCTTCTGCCCGCCGGTGCAGAGACCCTCCGCAACAACGATGTGGAGCACCCGTTCCGCCAGGACTCCGCCTTCCACTACCTGACCGGATTCGACGAGCCGGACGCCATCATGCTGCTCGACCCCCGGGCGGCGGACGAGCAGTATGTCCTGTTCGTGCGCCCCAGGGACCGGGAGAAGGAGATCTGGACGGGCCTGCGAGCCGGTACGGACGGCGCCAGGGAACGCTACGGCGCCGACGCCTCCTACCCGATCGGGGAGTTCGACACCCTCGTCAGGCAGAGGCTGGTGGGACGCCGGACGGTGTTCCTCCCGTTCGGGAACCCCGGTTTCCACCGCCGGGTACTGAGCCTCACGCGAGCTGTCGCGGGCTTGGGCGAACGCTACGGCAGGCTCGTCCCGAGCGAGTTCCGGGACGTGAGTCCCCTGGTCGGTGAGATGCGCCTCGTCAAGACCCCCCGGGAGATCGACCTGCTGCGCGCCGCCTGCGAGATCACCGCCGAGGCCCACGCCGAGGCCATGCGGTTCGCCCGGCCCGGCCGGTACGAGTACCAGGTGCAAGCGGCCCTGGAGTACGTGTTCAGGATGCGAGGGGCGCGCCGCGACGGCTACCCGTCCATCGTCGCGTCGGGGGCCAACGCCTGCATCCTCCATTACACGGAGAACGACCGGCGCATCGCCGATGGAGACCTGGTGCTGATCGACGCCGGCGCCGAGTACGGCTACTACTCGGCGGACATCACGCGGACCTTCCCGGCCGCCGGGCGGTTCACGGCGCCGCAGCGGGCCGTCTACGACTTGGTGCTGGGCGCCCAGCAGGCCGCTCTGGCCCTGGCCCGTCCCGGCGGCAGCCTGAAGGACCAGCAGGAAGTCGCCAGCCGCGTCCTCACCGAGGGCCTGGCCGAGCTCGGCCTGCTGCCGGGCCCGGCCCGGGATGCGATGCCCATGCACCACTACCGGGAGTTCTTCATGCACGGCACCGGGCACTGGCTCGGCATCGACGTCCACGACGCCGGCGCCTACCGGGTCGGCGGCACTCCCCGGCCTCTGGAGCCCGGCATGGTGTTCACGGTCGAGCCGGGCATTTACGTCGATCCCGAGCGGGAGACGGTCGAGTTGGCGATGCTCGAGTTCGACATCGACGAACAGATGGAGCGGCGCATGTTGCTCGGCCCCGCCAAGGCCCGCGAACTCGAGAAGAAGGAGCGCGACGAGGCCCCGAAGGTGGTGCACCCGATCCCCGAGGAGTTCCGGGGCATCGGCATCCGGATCGAGGACGATGTCCTGATCACCGGGTCCGGCCACGAGGTCCTGACCTCCAACGTGCCCACCGATCCGCGCCGGATCGAGAGCCTGTGCGCCGAGGCGCCGCTGACGCCGTTCCTGGAGCCCTACCGGGCAGCGGCTGCAGGCGGCTGA
- the argR gene encoding arginine repressor, producing MHTLAYMGTEARRRAVRNILSEQAVSSQADLAGLLAEQGFQVTQATVSRDLWAVGAVKTRTADGSFRYLWEPGSDPGDTRDALAMTLSTYVTSVRSSGNLVVIKTPPGAAHVVAAAIDDADLGGILGTVAGDDTMLVVAGEETGGPAVAQLIEELGVSE from the coding sequence GTGCATACTCTTGCGTACATGGGTACGGAAGCGCGCCGGAGGGCCGTCCGGAACATCCTTTCCGAACAGGCCGTATCGAGCCAGGCCGACCTGGCCGGGCTGCTGGCGGAGCAAGGGTTCCAGGTCACCCAGGCCACGGTCTCGAGGGACCTCTGGGCGGTCGGAGCGGTCAAGACAAGGACGGCGGATGGTTCGTTCCGATACCTCTGGGAACCCGGTTCCGACCCCGGTGATACCCGGGATGCCCTGGCGATGACCCTGTCCACCTACGTGACATCGGTCAGGTCGAGCGGGAACCTGGTGGTGATCAAGACCCCACCGGGAGCGGCCCACGTGGTGGCGGCCGCCATCGACGACGCCGACCTCGGAGGGATCCTGGGTACCGTGGCCGGAGACGACACGATGCTGGTCGTGGCCGGGGAAGAGACCGGCGGACCGGCGGTAGCGCAATTGATAGAAGAGCTGGGAGTGAGCGAATGA
- a CDS encoding haloalkane dehalogenase, giving the protein MKLEKRTRRVFDLDMAYVDVGSGDPIVFLHGNPTSSFLWRGVLPHVADLGRCIAPDLIGMGDSAKLPGSGPDAYRYVQHRRYLDELLRLLGVNERVTLVVHDWGAALGFDWAVRHPGSVSGLAYMEAIVTPLTWEDWPEVARGVFRGMRSEAGEEMVLRKNIFVERILPASVMRDLTDDEMDEYRRPFLRPGEDRRPTLTWPRQIPIEGRPADVHAVVANYSARLARWEVPKLFVNADPGSILVGRPREVCRAWPNQTEVTVRGIHFAQEDSPDPIGEALAGWLTSGAAGDRTRPR; this is encoded by the coding sequence ATGAAGCTCGAGAAACGGACCCGCCGGGTCTTCGACCTCGACATGGCGTACGTGGACGTGGGCTCGGGCGACCCGATCGTTTTCCTGCACGGGAACCCGACCTCTTCCTTCCTCTGGCGCGGCGTCCTCCCCCATGTCGCGGACCTGGGCCGCTGCATCGCCCCCGACCTGATCGGGATGGGCGACTCGGCCAAGCTGCCCGGCTCGGGTCCCGACGCCTACCGCTACGTCCAGCACCGTCGCTACCTCGACGAGCTGCTACGCCTGCTCGGTGTGAACGAGAGGGTGACGCTGGTAGTTCACGACTGGGGCGCGGCGCTGGGTTTCGACTGGGCGGTACGCCATCCTGGCTCGGTGTCGGGCCTGGCCTACATGGAAGCCATAGTCACCCCCCTGACCTGGGAGGACTGGCCGGAGGTCGCCCGCGGAGTCTTCCGGGGGATGCGCTCGGAGGCCGGGGAGGAGATGGTGCTGCGGAAGAACATCTTCGTCGAGCGGATCCTGCCGGCCTCCGTGATGCGCGACCTGACGGATGACGAGATGGACGAGTACCGGCGACCCTTCCTCCGGCCCGGGGAGGACCGCCGGCCCACCCTCACCTGGCCCCGGCAGATCCCCATCGAGGGCCGGCCGGCCGATGTGCATGCCGTGGTCGCGAACTACTCGGCGCGGCTGGCCCGCTGGGAGGTGCCGAAGCTGTTCGTGAACGCTGACCCCGGCTCCATCCTGGTGGGTCGCCCCCGGGAGGTGTGCCGGGCCTGGCCCAACCAGACGGAGGTCACCGTGAGGGGAATCCACTTCGCCCAGGAGGACTCCCCGGACCCGATCGGTGAGGCCCTGGCCGGCTGGCTCACCTCCGGCGCCGCGGGCGACCGGACGCGCCCTCGGTAG
- the argH gene encoding argininosuccinate lyase, protein MTTQMWGGRFSEGPDRILWDFTVDHSDRRLLREDIAGSLAHVAMLAETGLLNGEEAGTLTKGLQAIMAEADGNAFRFLESDEDVHSAVERRLGELVGEVAGKLHTGRSRNDQVALDLRLYLLRSAGARIGGLREFCLAMVEAAEQVGDTVVAGYTHLQQAQAVPLAHHLLAYVSTALRDIERFEDVSRRMDVSPLGAGALGGSSLPLDPDRSAELLGMAGRFMNSMDAVAARDHVSEYAFACTQALVHLSRLATECVLWTTTEFGWATFGDALTTGSSAMPHKKNPDIAELTRGRAATAVGQLTGLMALQKGLPMTYNRDLQEDKAALFSIDDALAGALEAMTALIGSAEFHPPPPDPAVTALDLAEALVERGVPFREAHRVVGALLAALAAGGKALSEATITELVEADSRFEPADLSLTDPAGSVGRRRSTGGAGFASVREQLRVLKHRLG, encoded by the coding sequence GTGACCACCCAGATGTGGGGGGGACGCTTCTCCGAGGGTCCCGACCGGATCCTCTGGGACTTCACCGTGGACCACTCCGACCGGCGCCTGCTGCGGGAGGACATCGCCGGTTCCCTAGCCCATGTGGCCATGCTCGCCGAGACGGGGCTGCTGAACGGCGAGGAGGCCGGCACGCTCACCAAAGGCCTGCAAGCCATCATGGCCGAGGCGGACGGGAACGCCTTCCGGTTCCTGGAGAGCGACGAGGACGTCCATTCGGCGGTGGAGCGGCGGCTGGGCGAGCTGGTGGGCGAGGTGGCCGGAAAGCTCCACACCGGGCGGTCCCGGAACGACCAGGTGGCATTGGACCTCCGCCTCTACCTGCTCCGCTCCGCCGGCGCCAGGATCGGTGGTCTCCGTGAGTTCTGCCTGGCGATGGTGGAGGCCGCGGAGCAGGTCGGGGACACGGTGGTGGCGGGCTACACCCACCTCCAGCAGGCCCAAGCCGTCCCGCTGGCCCACCACCTGCTGGCCTACGTCTCGACCGCGCTGAGGGACATCGAACGGTTCGAGGATGTGAGCCGTCGAATGGACGTCTCTCCCCTGGGGGCCGGCGCGCTCGGCGGGAGCAGCCTTCCGCTCGACCCGGACCGTTCGGCCGAGCTGCTGGGGATGGCCGGGCGGTTCATGAACTCCATGGACGCGGTGGCGGCCCGGGACCACGTATCCGAATACGCCTTCGCCTGCACCCAGGCGCTGGTTCACCTGTCCAGGCTGGCGACGGAGTGCGTGCTCTGGACCACCACCGAGTTCGGTTGGGCGACGTTCGGCGACGCGCTGACGACCGGCTCGTCGGCGATGCCCCACAAGAAGAACCCCGACATAGCCGAGCTGACCCGCGGCCGGGCGGCCACGGCCGTCGGTCAGCTAACGGGCCTGATGGCCCTCCAGAAGGGCCTGCCCATGACCTACAACCGTGACCTCCAGGAGGACAAGGCGGCCCTGTTCTCCATCGACGACGCCCTGGCCGGCGCCCTGGAGGCGATGACGGCCCTGATCGGTAGCGCCGAGTTCCACCCGCCCCCGCCCGACCCGGCGGTGACCGCTCTCGACCTGGCCGAGGCCCTGGTCGAACGGGGTGTCCCGTTCCGCGAAGCCCACCGGGTGGTGGGCGCCTTGCTGGCAGCGCTGGCGGCCGGAGGCAAGGCCCTCTCCGAGGCGACCATCACCGAACTGGTGGAGGCCGACTCCCGGTTCGAGCCCGCCGACCTCTCCCTTACCGACCCGGCCGGGTCGGTAGGCAGGCGCCGCTCGACCGGAGGGGCCGGCTTCGCCTCGGTGCGGGAGCAACTCCGGGTACTCAAACACCGCCTGGGCTGA
- a CDS encoding amidohydrolase family protein — protein sequence MLDWLLTSGTVVDGTGSPGARADVGLAGGRIAAVGSLAGRKARRTVDVEGSVVCPGFIDVHAHSEFSILRGEDVEARLRQGITTDLLAPDGFAYTPAAPSRVADLLAYLEVFNGPPDDAWEWSDPEQYLALFDGRAAINVVPQVGFLAVRADAVGWDPGPAGPAEIGRMQELTRQGMETGASGIQVGLDYFPAGHASTDELIAVARVVAEYGGVYSSHVRGVRGDVAAGVKEALEVGRKSGVAVHISHLFGSDELYQLLTDARDSGVDVTFDAYPYMAASSHLAFCLPRWFDDGPPDRLISRLGDPAVRAAAAPHIEEFFREYVPDPQNAYFSALPAGPYEHLQGRSLTDAIGQVGPTLAEVVCTLLAECRLRVLMIYRWDDEAKLRRAMTHPLGMVGSDGLFRGTHPHPRGFGAHARVLAHLVRDRGWLELPDAIRRMTSMPADRYGLADRGVIRAGAAADVTVFDPDRIRDRATFVNGRATAEGVSHVFVNGEAAIDSGRLSHTAAGRVLRVSDR from the coding sequence ATGCTCGACTGGCTGCTTACCTCCGGCACCGTTGTCGACGGCACGGGCAGTCCCGGCGCCCGGGCCGATGTGGGCCTGGCGGGCGGGCGCATCGCGGCCGTCGGCTCGCTGGCGGGTCGCAAGGCCCGGCGAACCGTCGACGTGGAGGGCTCGGTCGTCTGTCCCGGATTCATCGATGTCCACGCTCACTCCGAGTTCTCGATACTCAGGGGCGAAGACGTGGAGGCCCGGCTGCGGCAGGGGATCACCACCGACCTGCTGGCACCCGACGGGTTCGCCTACACGCCGGCCGCTCCATCCCGCGTGGCGGACCTGCTCGCCTACCTGGAGGTGTTCAACGGACCGCCCGACGACGCCTGGGAGTGGTCGGATCCGGAGCAGTACCTGGCCCTGTTCGACGGTCGGGCGGCCATCAACGTGGTTCCCCAGGTGGGCTTCCTGGCGGTCCGGGCCGATGCGGTGGGATGGGACCCCGGTCCCGCCGGCCCGGCGGAGATCGGCCGCATGCAGGAACTCACCCGCCAGGGGATGGAGACGGGCGCCTCCGGGATCCAGGTGGGCCTCGACTACTTCCCGGCCGGGCATGCGAGCACGGACGAGTTGATCGCGGTGGCCCGGGTGGTGGCCGAGTACGGCGGGGTCTACTCGTCACACGTGCGGGGAGTACGGGGCGATGTGGCGGCCGGGGTGAAGGAGGCCCTGGAAGTGGGCCGGAAGTCCGGAGTGGCGGTCCACATCTCCCACCTCTTCGGTTCGGACGAGCTGTACCAGCTACTGACCGACGCCAGGGATAGCGGAGTCGATGTCACCTTCGATGCCTACCCCTACATGGCTGCCAGCTCCCACCTGGCCTTCTGCCTACCCCGGTGGTTCGACGACGGGCCTCCCGATCGCCTCATCTCCAGGCTGGGTGACCCGGCGGTCCGGGCCGCCGCCGCGCCGCACATCGAGGAGTTCTTCCGTGAGTACGTACCCGATCCGCAGAACGCCTACTTCTCCGCCTTGCCGGCCGGTCCCTACGAGCATCTCCAGGGACGCTCCCTCACCGACGCCATCGGCCAGGTCGGCCCTACCCTGGCGGAGGTGGTCTGCACCCTGCTGGCCGAGTGCCGGCTCCGGGTCCTGATGATCTACCGGTGGGACGACGAGGCCAAGCTCCGGCGGGCCATGACCCACCCGCTGGGCATGGTGGGGTCCGACGGCCTCTTCCGGGGAACCCACCCCCACCCCCGGGGCTTCGGCGCCCATGCCCGGGTACTGGCGCACCTGGTGCGGGATCGCGGATGGCTGGAGCTACCGGATGCCATCCGGAGGATGACCTCCATGCCCGCCGACCGGTACGGGCTGGCCGATCGAGGGGTGATCCGCGCCGGCGCGGCGGCCGATGTGACCGTGTTCGACCCGGACCGCATCCGGGACCGGGCCACTTTCGTAAACGGCCGGGCAACCGCCGAGGGCGTGAGTCACGTCTTCGTCAACGGTGAGGCCGCCATCGACTCGGGCCGGTTGTCCCACACCGCGGCCGGCCGGGTCCTCCGGGTTTCCGACCGCTGA